One window of Quercus robur chromosome 12, dhQueRobu3.1, whole genome shotgun sequence genomic DNA carries:
- the LOC126708998 gene encoding serine/arginine-rich splicing factor SR45a-like, which yields MSYTREGRSVSPRDSVSPPGRRRRSRSRSLSRSRRSRSRSQDSVDASNPGNNLYVTGLSTRVTSSDLEKYFNKEGKVLECHLVTDPRTRESRGFGFVTMETMEDAERCIKYLNRSVLEGRLITVEKAKRKRGRTPTPGRYHGLRDNRRGAGQGRRRSRSYSPRRWQDRDPYSRDRRGRSRSPYGRRTDDYDSHRRRRERSLSAGGSGYAR from the exons ATGTCATACACAAGGGAAGGAAG GTCTGTATCGCCACGTGACTCTGTTTCGCCTCCTGGGAGACGCCGTCGGTCAAGGTCACGATCATTGTCAAGGTCTAGGAGAAGTCGGTCCAG GAGTCAAGATTCTGTAGATGCATCCAATCCCGGAAATAACTTATATGTAACGGGATTGTCCACAAGGGTTACTAGCAGTGATCTTGAGAAGTATTTTAACAAAGAAGGAAAG GTTTTGGAGTGCCATCTGGTTACAGATCCTCGTACCAGAGAATCCCGTGGCTTTGGCTTTGTCACTATGGAAACTATGGAAGATGCAGAGCGCTGTATCAAGTATTTGAATCGTTCAGTGCTTGAAGGTCGTTTGATCACAGTGGAAAAG GCAAAACGGAAGCGTGGCAGGACACCAACTCCAGGAAGGTATCATGGATTGAGAGATAATAGGCGAG GTGCAGGACAGGGTCGTAGGCGTTCTCGAAGCTACTCACCTCGCCGATGGCAAGACAGGGATCCTTATTCAAGGGATCGGCGAGGAAGATCACGCTCTCCATATGGTAGGAGGACAGATGATTATGATTCACATAGGAGGCGTAGAGAGCGCTCCTTGTCAGCTGGTGGTAGTGGCTACGCCAGGTAG